Proteins from a genomic interval of Cottoperca gobio chromosome 8, fCotGob3.1, whole genome shotgun sequence:
- the trir gene encoding telomerase RNA component interacting RNase — MDPKRGHGKSQRSGGGSSSDSSCGSPASPSSSPAPAASKASMPGGNVFANDGSFMEMFKKKMEEETRKKETQHTSGESRDTEQGQTSVEKKPPPVTSFVGKRRGGVFLKTGMVAKKQKDEIREPGKSDAWSSYMAEVKKYKAHQCGDDDKTRPLVK, encoded by the exons ATGGATCCAAAACGCGGGCACGGCAAATCTCAAAGAAGCGGCGGCGGAAGCAGCAGCGACTCCAGCTGCGGCAGCCCCGCGTCCCCCTCCAGCAGCCCCGCACCGGCGGCAAGCAAAGCCTCGATGCCGGGGGGCAACGTGTTCGCTAACGACGGCAGCTTCATGGAGATGTttaagaagaagatggaggaagagacgAGGAAAAAGGAGACGCAGCACACAAGTGGAGAATCGAGAGACACCGAGCAAGGACAGACATCAGTGGAAAAGAAGCCCCCTCCCGTGACGAGCTTT GTGGGGAAGCGCAGAGGCGGTGTGTTCCTAAAGACCGGCATGGTTGCGAAGAAGCAGAAAGACGAGATA agaGAGCCAGGCAAGAGCGATGCTTGGTCATCGTATATGGCTGAGGTAAAAAAGTACAAAGCCCACCAGTGTGGTGACGACGATAAAACCAGGCCTCTGGTCAAGTAG